The Desulfohalovibrio reitneri genome contains a region encoding:
- the cobA gene encoding uroporphyrinogen-III C-methyltransferase: MSTVYLVGAGPGDPGLITVRARDLIERADVLVYDYLANKEFLAWAPDGCEKIYVGKKGGDHTLSQEGINELLVDKALEEEGRVIVRLKGGDPYVFGRGAEEAEELVESGVAFEVVPGVTSAVAGPTYAGIPITHRSFASSVTFVTGHEDPTKDESAHNWKALATSGSTLVFFMGVKNLPNIAASLMEHGMDPQTPAALVHWGTTCRQRSFVSSLDSIAEEAVALGYKAPSLIVVGEVCALKDELDWFEMKPLLGATVAVTRAREQASGLVEKLRELGACTLEFPTIAIQPLEDTSQAEAEIARVFEYQWLVFTSVNGVKQFFNVLDKMDLDARVLAQAKVAAIGPATAQALRCRGVRPDFVPEKYVAEHVVEGMKKLGVKGRRILIPRARVAREVLPEQLSEAGAEVTILPMYDTVLSGNDPEEMTGPLERGEVDYITFTSSSTVENFFTLVDPELLKKHRDGVRLAAIGPVTAETLASFGFTADLQPEDYTIPGLVDALLAAYSA; this comes from the coding sequence ATGAGCACCGTCTATCTGGTGGGCGCCGGCCCCGGAGACCCCGGCCTGATCACCGTCCGCGCCCGCGACCTCATCGAGCGGGCCGACGTGCTGGTCTACGACTACCTGGCCAACAAGGAATTCCTGGCCTGGGCCCCGGATGGCTGCGAGAAGATCTACGTGGGCAAGAAGGGCGGCGACCACACCCTCTCCCAGGAAGGCATCAACGAACTTCTGGTGGACAAGGCCCTGGAAGAGGAGGGTCGTGTCATCGTCCGCCTCAAGGGCGGCGACCCCTACGTTTTCGGCCGTGGCGCAGAGGAGGCCGAGGAACTGGTCGAGTCCGGCGTGGCCTTCGAGGTGGTGCCCGGCGTCACCTCCGCCGTGGCCGGTCCGACCTACGCGGGCATCCCCATCACCCACCGCAGCTTCGCCTCCTCCGTGACCTTCGTCACCGGTCACGAGGACCCCACCAAGGACGAGAGCGCCCACAACTGGAAGGCCCTGGCCACCTCCGGCTCCACCCTGGTCTTCTTCATGGGCGTCAAGAACCTGCCCAACATCGCCGCTTCCCTCATGGAGCACGGCATGGACCCCCAGACACCGGCCGCCCTGGTCCACTGGGGCACCACCTGCCGCCAGCGCTCCTTCGTCTCCTCCCTGGACAGCATCGCCGAGGAGGCCGTGGCCCTGGGCTACAAGGCCCCCTCCCTCATCGTGGTGGGCGAGGTCTGCGCCCTCAAGGACGAGCTGGACTGGTTCGAGATGAAGCCGCTTCTGGGGGCCACCGTGGCCGTCACCCGCGCCCGCGAGCAGGCCTCCGGGCTGGTGGAGAAGCTGCGCGAGTTGGGAGCCTGCACCCTGGAGTTCCCTACCATCGCCATCCAGCCCCTGGAGGACACCTCCCAGGCCGAGGCCGAGATCGCCCGCGTTTTTGAATACCAGTGGCTGGTCTTTACCTCGGTCAACGGGGTCAAGCAGTTCTTCAACGTGCTGGACAAGATGGACCTGGACGCCCGCGTGCTGGCCCAGGCCAAGGTGGCGGCCATCGGCCCGGCCACGGCCCAGGCCCTGCGCTGCCGGGGCGTCCGCCCCGACTTCGTGCCGGAAAAGTACGTGGCCGAGCACGTGGTGGAGGGCATGAAGAAGCTCGGCGTCAAGGGTCGCCGCATCCTCATCCCCCGCGCCCGCGTGGCCCGCGAGGTGCTGCCGGAGCAGCTTTCCGAGGCCGGGGCCGAGGTGACAATCCTGCCCATGTACGACACCGTGCTCTCCGGCAACGACCCCGAGGAAATGACCGGACCGCTGGAGCGCGGCGAGGTGGACTACATCACCTTCACCTCCTCCTCCACGGTGGAGAACTTCTTCACCCTGGTGGACCCGGAACTCCTGAAGAAGCACCGCGACGGCGTAAGGCTGGCGGCCATCGGCCCGGTCACGGCCGAGACCCTGGCCTCCTTCGGCTTCACCGCGGACCTCCAGCCCGAGGACTACACCATCCCCGGCCTGGTGGACGCGCTGCTGGCCGCCTACTCCGCTTAG
- the htpG gene encoding molecular chaperone HtpG, which produces MSQPKGTGNFKFKAEVNQLLNILVHSLYSNREIFLRELVANASDALDKLRFQQLQGAEVEDLPLQIDITCDPGNKTLTVADSGVGMTREEMVQNLGTIAHSGTAEFVKNLSESTSAEQTRDIIGQFGVGFYSVFMVADEVAVTSKSVNDDEPAYTWKSNGQGSFSVSPVEGEVGRGTTIRISLKEDATEFAQPDRVKSTIRRHSGFVSFPVMVDGEKVNTVAALWREPKFQITREQYDEFYQALTYDTEAPLDVIHLSADAPIQFNSLFFVPKTSHDLLMGGYQGQHGVDLYVRRILIQHQNKDVLPEYLGFLRGVVDSEDLPLNISRETLQENLLLQKISRQVTKQVLSHLQKLATNNSETYEEIWNQHGKIFKLGYTDFVNKDAFAELLRFNSSHFDDDKGLTSLDDYISRMKEEQDEIYFLAGQSRQAVISSPHLEMLRRKGVEVLYLFEPIDEFVMDAVGTHKEYKLVSAEHADPAKLDKLPDTEEAEAAEQLSDEQHATFEGLLSRMKDILGARVTEVRESKRLKDSPIVLVSPDGSMTSSMQKIMRVMSHDESTPPRVMEVNPDNELVRNLLRMYEKDKQDPFVTLATEQLFESAMLLDGYLEDPHGLVNRVRQTLTEATKGKAE; this is translated from the coding sequence ATGAGCCAGCCCAAAGGCACAGGCAATTTCAAGTTCAAGGCCGAGGTCAACCAGCTTCTCAACATCCTGGTCCACTCCCTGTATTCCAACCGCGAGATTTTCCTGCGCGAACTGGTGGCCAACGCCTCCGACGCCCTGGACAAGCTCCGCTTCCAACAGCTCCAGGGTGCCGAGGTCGAGGACCTGCCCCTGCAAATCGACATCACCTGCGACCCCGGCAACAAGACCCTGACCGTGGCCGACTCCGGCGTGGGCATGACCCGCGAGGAAATGGTGCAGAACCTGGGCACCATCGCCCACTCCGGCACGGCCGAGTTCGTCAAGAACCTCTCCGAGTCCACTTCCGCCGAGCAGACCCGCGACATCATCGGCCAGTTCGGCGTGGGCTTCTACTCCGTGTTCATGGTGGCCGACGAGGTGGCCGTCACCTCCAAGTCGGTGAACGACGACGAGCCCGCCTACACCTGGAAGTCCAACGGCCAGGGCTCCTTCTCTGTCAGCCCTGTGGAGGGCGAGGTCGGCCGGGGCACCACCATCCGCATCTCCCTTAAGGAGGACGCGACGGAGTTCGCCCAGCCCGACCGCGTCAAGTCCACCATCCGCCGCCACTCCGGCTTCGTCTCCTTCCCCGTCATGGTGGACGGCGAGAAGGTCAACACCGTGGCCGCTCTGTGGCGCGAGCCCAAGTTCCAGATCACGCGCGAGCAGTACGACGAGTTCTACCAGGCCCTGACCTACGACACCGAGGCCCCGCTGGACGTCATCCACCTCTCCGCCGACGCGCCCATCCAGTTCAACTCCTTGTTCTTCGTGCCCAAGACCTCCCACGACCTGCTCATGGGCGGCTACCAGGGCCAGCACGGCGTGGACCTCTACGTCCGCCGCATCCTCATCCAGCACCAGAACAAGGACGTGCTGCCGGAATACCTGGGCTTTTTGCGCGGCGTGGTTGACTCCGAGGACCTGCCGCTGAACATCTCCCGCGAGACCCTGCAGGAGAACCTGCTCCTGCAGAAAATCTCCCGGCAGGTGACCAAGCAGGTGCTCTCCCACCTGCAGAAGCTGGCCACGAACAATTCCGAGACCTACGAGGAAATCTGGAACCAGCACGGCAAGATCTTCAAGCTCGGCTACACCGACTTCGTGAACAAGGACGCCTTCGCCGAGCTGCTGCGCTTCAACTCCTCCCACTTCGACGACGACAAGGGCCTGACCTCCCTGGACGACTACATCTCCCGCATGAAGGAGGAACAGGACGAAATCTACTTCCTGGCCGGGCAGTCCCGCCAGGCCGTAATCTCCAGCCCCCACCTGGAGATGCTGCGCCGCAAGGGCGTGGAGGTCCTCTACCTCTTCGAGCCCATCGACGAGTTCGTCATGGACGCAGTGGGCACACACAAGGAATACAAGCTCGTCTCCGCCGAGCACGCCGACCCGGCCAAGCTGGACAAGCTGCCCGACACCGAGGAGGCCGAGGCCGCCGAACAACTCAGCGACGAGCAGCACGCCACCTTCGAAGGCCTGCTCTCCCGCATGAAGGACATCCTCGGAGCCCGCGTCACCGAGGTCCGCGAGTCCAAACGCCTCAAGGACTCCCCCATCGTGCTGGTCAGCCCGGACGGCTCCATGACCTCCTCCATGCAGAAGATCATGCGCGTCATGAGCCACGACGAGTCCACCCCGCCCCGCGTCATGGAGGTCAACCCGGACAACGAACTCGTCCGCAACCTCCTGCGCATGTATGAAAAGGACAAGCAGGACCCCTTCGTCACCCTGGCCACCGAACAGCTCTTCGAGTCCGCCATGCTCCTGGACGGCTACCTCGAAGACCCCCACGGCCTGGTCAACCGCGTCCGCCAGACCCTCACCGAAGCCACCAAGGGGAAGGCGGAATAG
- the acs gene encoding acetate--CoA ligase — MSDDAKIESMMQEGKTFEPPKEGKETAHVKSMEEFEALRKKAADDPHTFWADRARELIHWDEDFGQVLDYDFHKPEINWFIGGKLNAAYNCVDRHLENGRRNKAALIWQGEPDEDVRVYTYQMLHTEVCRFANALRKMGVKKEDRVSLYMPMIPELAIAMLACARIGATHSVVFAGFSALSLQNRIQDCEAKVLVTSDAVIRAGKTIPLKKNADEAMKNCPTIEQCVVVKRGGNDVEMKEGRDSWWHDQVLADDVQGDCPCEPMDSEDTLFILYTSGSTGKPKGVVHTHGGYLTYAAHTTQWVFDVQEDDVYWCTADAGWITGHTYIVYGPLAIGTTSLMFEGVPSYPKPDRFWQVVEKFKVNIFYTAPTVIRALMREGTDWPDKYSMDSLRILGSVGEPINPQAWLWYHTYVGKERCPVVDTWWQTETGGIMITGLPYATPLKPGSATKPLPGVDAAIVDSEGNDAPANTGGHLVVKKPWPGMLRGVFGDPERFKKTYFQRFPGMYESGDGARTDDDGYFWIMGRLDDVINVSGHRMGTAEIESALVAHSKVAEAAVVGMPHEVKGQAIYAYVTLKAGEEETDELRKELRGWVRQEIGPIASPEFIQFAEGLPKTRSGKIMRRVLRKIAAGSTGQDDFGDTSTLADPTVIPDLIEGKQTLVGS; from the coding sequence ATGAGCGACGACGCCAAGATCGAATCCATGATGCAGGAAGGCAAGACCTTCGAGCCGCCCAAGGAAGGCAAGGAGACCGCCCACGTCAAGTCCATGGAGGAGTTCGAGGCGCTGCGGAAGAAGGCCGCCGACGATCCCCACACCTTCTGGGCCGACCGCGCCCGCGAACTGATCCACTGGGACGAGGACTTCGGCCAGGTCCTGGATTACGACTTCCACAAACCCGAGATCAACTGGTTCATCGGCGGCAAGCTCAACGCCGCCTACAACTGCGTGGACCGCCACCTGGAGAACGGCCGCCGCAACAAGGCCGCCCTCATCTGGCAGGGCGAGCCCGACGAGGATGTGCGCGTTTACACCTACCAGATGCTGCACACCGAGGTCTGCCGCTTCGCCAACGCGCTGCGCAAGATGGGCGTCAAGAAGGAAGACCGCGTCTCCCTCTACATGCCCATGATCCCGGAGCTGGCCATCGCCATGCTGGCCTGCGCCCGCATCGGCGCCACCCACTCCGTGGTCTTCGCGGGCTTCTCCGCCCTCTCCCTGCAGAACCGCATCCAGGACTGCGAAGCCAAGGTGCTGGTCACATCCGACGCCGTCATCCGCGCGGGCAAGACCATCCCCCTCAAGAAGAACGCCGACGAGGCCATGAAGAACTGCCCCACCATCGAGCAGTGCGTGGTGGTCAAGCGTGGCGGCAACGACGTGGAGATGAAGGAAGGCCGCGACTCCTGGTGGCACGACCAGGTCCTGGCCGACGACGTGCAGGGCGACTGCCCCTGCGAGCCCATGGACTCCGAGGACACCCTCTTCATCCTCTATACCTCCGGATCCACCGGCAAGCCCAAGGGCGTGGTCCACACCCACGGCGGCTACCTGACCTACGCCGCCCACACCACCCAATGGGTCTTCGACGTGCAGGAGGACGACGTCTACTGGTGCACCGCCGACGCCGGCTGGATCACCGGCCACACCTACATCGTCTACGGCCCCCTGGCCATCGGCACCACCTCCCTCATGTTCGAGGGCGTGCCCTCCTACCCCAAGCCGGACCGCTTCTGGCAAGTGGTGGAGAAATTCAAGGTCAATATCTTCTACACCGCGCCCACTGTCATCCGCGCCCTCATGCGCGAAGGCACGGACTGGCCGGATAAGTACTCCATGGACTCCCTGCGCATCCTCGGCTCCGTGGGCGAGCCCATCAACCCGCAGGCCTGGCTGTGGTACCACACCTATGTGGGCAAGGAACGCTGCCCCGTGGTGGACACCTGGTGGCAGACCGAGACCGGCGGCATCATGATCACCGGCCTGCCCTACGCCACCCCCCTCAAGCCCGGCTCCGCCACCAAGCCCCTGCCCGGCGTGGACGCCGCCATCGTCGACTCCGAAGGCAACGACGCCCCGGCCAACACCGGCGGCCACCTGGTGGTCAAAAAGCCCTGGCCCGGCATGCTGCGCGGCGTCTTCGGAGACCCGGAACGCTTCAAGAAAACCTACTTCCAGCGCTTCCCCGGCATGTACGAGTCCGGGGACGGCGCCCGCACCGACGACGACGGCTACTTCTGGATCATGGGACGCCTGGACGACGTCATCAACGTCTCCGGACACCGCATGGGAACCGCCGAGATCGAATCCGCCCTGGTGGCCCACTCCAAGGTTGCCGAGGCCGCCGTGGTGGGCATGCCCCACGAGGTCAAGGGACAGGCCATCTACGCCTACGTCACCCTCAAGGCGGGCGAGGAGGAAACCGACGAACTCCGCAAGGAGCTGCGCGGCTGGGTGCGCCAAGAAATCGGCCCCATCGCCTCGCCCGAATTCATCCAGTTCGCCGAGGGCCTGCCCAAAACCCGCTCCGGCAAGATCATGCGCCGCGTGCTGCGCAAAATCGCCGCCGGATCCACCGGACAGGACGACTTCGGCGACACCTCCACCCTCGCCGACCCCACCGTCATCCCCGACCTCATCGAAGGCAAGCAAACCCTGGTGGGCTCGTAA
- a CDS encoding MerR family transcriptional regulator → MTAKKLLSIANIARELNIPESTLHYWKNRFAEYLPSVGRGRQKRFRPEALDVFRTISDMLKMGHTTRDVKQELTGMYPLNIEPSGGAAPAVRQSQAPAANVEEQARLAAAMGQEIAKSLGQQMGECIRAVCGDLPALRERLEEMDDYRQAVEALQEENDYLRATVDELRRRLDEYPAPGSGGNGGGSADTADLHRENAELRDKLGVLEQELVRLRKDRREMEKFLLSKIKAD, encoded by the coding sequence GTGACAGCCAAGAAGCTGCTTTCCATTGCCAATATCGCCCGGGAGTTGAACATCCCGGAATCCACCCTCCACTATTGGAAGAATCGGTTCGCCGAGTATCTTCCCAGCGTGGGGCGCGGGCGGCAGAAGCGGTTTCGTCCCGAGGCGCTGGACGTGTTCCGCACCATTTCCGACATGCTGAAGATGGGTCACACCACCCGCGACGTGAAACAGGAACTCACCGGGATGTATCCCTTGAACATTGAGCCTTCGGGCGGCGCCGCCCCGGCGGTGCGGCAGTCGCAGGCTCCGGCCGCGAACGTGGAGGAGCAGGCCAGGCTGGCCGCGGCCATGGGGCAGGAGATCGCCAAGAGCCTGGGCCAGCAGATGGGCGAGTGCATCCGGGCCGTGTGCGGCGATTTGCCCGCCCTGCGCGAGCGGCTGGAGGAGATGGACGACTACCGCCAGGCGGTGGAGGCCCTGCAGGAGGAGAACGACTACCTGCGGGCGACCGTGGACGAACTGCGCCGCAGGCTGGACGAATACCCCGCGCCGGGTTCCGGCGGGAATGGCGGCGGCTCGGCCGACACCGCCGATCTGCACCGCGAGAACGCCGAACTGCGGGACAAGCTGGGCGTTCTGGAGCAGGAGTTGGTGCGGCTGCGCAAGGACCGCCGCGAGATGGAGAAGTTCTTGCTCTCCAAGATCAAGGCGGACTGA
- the purN gene encoding phosphoribosylglycinamide formyltransferase has product MARLNLGVLVSGGGSNLQSILDKSASGALDADVRLVLSNKPNAYGLERARLAGVPTACLEHASCPSREEYDREMVRLLEEHAVDTVAMAGFMRMVTPVFLDAFHSRVLNIHPSLLPSFPGVRGQGDAAAYGVRLSGCTVHFVDEHMDNGPIIIQAAVPAMADDDTKTLGSRILEMEHRVYPQALQWLAEERLTIQGRQVVVQEARPAASPAGTTVTGALVNPGLENGF; this is encoded by the coding sequence ATGGCCCGGCTCAACCTCGGCGTCCTCGTCTCCGGCGGCGGCTCCAACCTCCAGTCCATCCTGGACAAGTCCGCCTCCGGTGCGCTGGACGCGGATGTGCGGCTGGTGCTCTCCAACAAGCCGAACGCCTACGGGCTGGAGCGCGCCCGCCTGGCCGGGGTGCCCACCGCCTGCCTGGAGCACGCTTCCTGCCCCTCCCGCGAGGAGTACGACCGGGAAATGGTCCGCCTGCTGGAAGAACACGCAGTGGACACCGTGGCCATGGCCGGGTTCATGCGCATGGTTACTCCTGTCTTTCTGGACGCCTTCCACTCCCGCGTGCTCAACATCCACCCCTCCCTGCTGCCCAGCTTCCCCGGCGTGCGCGGCCAGGGCGACGCCGCCGCCTACGGCGTGCGTCTTTCCGGCTGCACCGTGCACTTCGTGGACGAGCACATGGACAACGGCCCCATCATTATTCAGGCCGCCGTGCCAGCCATGGCCGACGACGACACCAAGACCCTGGGCTCCCGCATCCTGGAGATGGAACACCGCGTCTACCCCCAGGCCCTGCAATGGCTGGCCGAGGAACGCCTGACCATCCAGGGCCGGCAGGTGGTCGTCCAGGAAGCACGCCCCGCGGCCAGCCCGGCCGGAACCACCGTCACCGGCGCGCTGGTCAACCCCGGGCTGGAAAACGGCTTCTAG
- the amrA gene encoding AmmeMemoRadiSam system protein A has protein sequence MNQESFQFSLTDQEKDYLKNLVRESILQRYDGTQNVPQPPTDTLRLKFGAFVTLKSGGDLRGCIGHIVGDKPLFQTIWEMARAAAFQDPRFPPLPREEAEQLDIEISILSPLEPCPDVERIEPGRHGLLIRKGPYSGLLLPQVASEHGWDRDTFLAHTCQKAGLRPGCHQDPVAQMFWFEAEVF, from the coding sequence ATGAACCAGGAATCCTTCCAGTTCTCCCTCACCGACCAGGAAAAGGACTATCTCAAGAACCTCGTGCGGGAGTCCATCCTGCAGAGATACGATGGCACCCAGAACGTCCCCCAACCGCCCACCGACACCCTGCGCCTGAAGTTCGGGGCCTTTGTCACCCTCAAGTCCGGCGGCGACCTGCGCGGCTGCATCGGGCACATCGTGGGCGACAAGCCCCTCTTCCAGACCATCTGGGAAATGGCCCGCGCCGCCGCCTTCCAGGATCCCCGCTTCCCGCCCCTGCCCCGGGAGGAAGCCGAACAACTCGACATCGAAATCTCCATCCTCAGCCCGCTCGAACCCTGCCCGGACGTGGAACGGATCGAACCCGGCCGCCACGGCCTGCTCATCCGCAAGGGCCCGTACTCCGGCCTCCTCCTCCCCCAAGTGGCCAGCGAACACGGCTGGGACCGCGACACCTTCCTGGCCCACACCTGCCAAAAAGCCGGACTCCGGCCCGGCTGCCACCAAGACCCCGTGGCCCAGATGTTCTGGTTCGAAGCGGAAGTCTTTTAG